The Coffea arabica cultivar ET-39 chromosome 9e, Coffea Arabica ET-39 HiFi, whole genome shotgun sequence genome has a window encoding:
- the LOC113709418 gene encoding uncharacterized protein encodes MAEKVTEMRLKVDLQCPCCCKKVKKILCKFPRESLIITNSVSYVFITSILAVVLSLLWSKYSWLEDIHRSTDYEHGEGEPKEARRKSATNYVIRVAKVIKSIEIVELQKPKQPDKPKEPEKPKEPEQARVAVVDKPKQPEKPKGIVLEKPKAPAPLPPAPAAPVPPEPCLHQEVPVGFYCVPCSEGYNGGPCYYAYRQPMPPPPCYDSYGYGYGKGCPYSRCDYFSEENTGSCAIM; translated from the exons ATGGCTGAGAAG GTCACTGAAATGAGACTCAAGGTTGATCTTCAATGCCCCTGCTGCTGCAAGAAGGTCAAGAAAATCCTCTGCAAATTTCCTCGTGAGTCGCTTATAATTACCAATTCTGTCTCTTATGTTTTCATTACCAGTATACTAGCAGTAGTTCTTTCACTTCTTTGGAGCAAGTACAGTTGGTTGGAGGACATCCACCGTTCCACCGACTATGAACATGG AGAAGGGGAGCCTAAAGAGG CCCGAAGAAAATCCGCGACAAATTATGTTATAAGGGTGGCGAAAGTCATTAAGAGCATTGAGATCGTGGAGCTACAAAAGCCCAAGCAACCCGACAAACCTAAGGAGCCAGAGAAGCCTAAAGAGCCTGAGCAGGCCCGAGTGGCTGTGGTTGACAAACCAAAACAACCCGAAAAACCCAAAGGTATAGTACTTGAAAAGCCGAAGGCACCTGCACCACTACCACCAGCACCAGCAGCACCGGTTCCACCTGAACCGTGCTTACACCAAGAAGTTCCAGTGGGGTTCTACTGTGTCCCATGTTCGGAAGGGTACAACGGGGGACCATGCTACTATGCGTACAGGCAGCCCATGCCCCCGCCGCCTTGTTATGATAGCTATGGTTACGGGTATGGGAAGGGGTGCCCATATAGCCGCTGCGATTATTTCAGTGAGGAGAACACTGGGAGCTGTGCGATTATGTGA
- the LOC140014649 gene encoding uncharacterized protein codes for MTPFRCGLTAVSSRRGRSKLSRLERIPEESLILPSVPDCEHCGAKRFHMEPPSFCCRGGEVKIVCPPMPYSLKRLFTGSDEECEDFRRKARTYNNNVAFTSYAAKYDRELTKNKHGVYTFRVQGQIYHFLNSLLANSDQVSGIQLYYYDTDEALKKAAQNSDKLREDTLKLLMNLLQDNPYARFFKSLRDVPNLEDHRIILNCNPGLDQRVYNLPTTSQVAAIWTETDNHSIDMHPHIQVYSHSSTSYRVQPYYGCCDSLQYPLLFPRGESGWHYGIKRFHKKGKNETFSEVDPSVDLSSIHTPSQLLELEQRVADKASTEDYFVSAREYYCYKFQVRDDDASMLLHSLRLFQQFVVGSYIKIETSRLDFHRKKQNEIRTEVLQGVLDSIAIGQTQGSRVGRRTILPASFIGGPRDMKRRYLDAMSLVQKYGKPDIFLTMTCNPMWKEIQGGLRYTEKPQDRPDLLSRVFRAKFEVLKSELLHKHIFGEVAACVCAIEFQKRGFPHAHILLILKAEFKLLNAESYDKIVCAELPDPKEHQHLYSLVVKHMIHGPCGDMDKSCPCMKNGSCKSHYPKNFSDHTIHAEDSYPCYRRRNDGRKVKVRRHELDNRWVIPHNRYLLALIDCHINVEICSTVKLVKYLYKYVFKGPDLISFQVIDQASCSDVDEISNFQKGRWISPPEALWRIYEFRLSEMTPSVYTLQVHLPDQQSISFDRNSDLNYLLKKIDFSRTMLTEFFKTNKSNAKAQNLRCLYREFPEHFVWTPKTKTWSERARRRVIGRLVTANPKEGERYFLRLLLCHVRGPTSFDDLLTVNGELMSSFREAALKMGLLESDNYIEETLEEAVAFQMPSSLRLLFATLLFYCSPADPKLLWTRFEKDLSSDYVHAQKFTHYSDSDIKKRVLEDINRSLVQMGKNIGEFHLVANSFDMPERSTREMESERSIVVDPEDELLPSKLNPEQRYAFDLILQSVFSSEGKVFFIDGPGGTGKTFLYRSLLSALRSQGYIAIAVATSGVAASILPGGRTAHSRFKIPLDFSTNKTCQLSKQSSTAKLICESKLILWDEASMAKRQAIEAFNSLLQDLKDSDLPFGGHVVVFGGDFRQTLPVIEHACEQDLIESSLLSSPLWLCMHKLTLKTNMRALLNPGFSDFLLRIGEGREPVDENGDVTLPSDLVIPYHDKHESLDRLMHCVFPDLNLYSTDPYQMINRCILSPRNSSVDELNDMMIEKFSGELYTYISSDKTVNQRFQGDYEDFLNSQNPKGLPPHKLLLKVNCPIMLLRNLNPAEGLCNGTRLICRELRQHTICAEIVFGQHRGKRVFIPRIPLQTPENEKNGIPFIRTQFPIRLCFAMTINKSQGQTLDYVGVYLREPVFSHGQLYVALSRAKTPDTVKILIVPGTFDDIKIDNKTRNVVFSEVFHLATMMSQILPMKEILPGTKNWTCKVTVQEKQHVTSSLATLTKKQKFIFLDSEGSLVEGIIFNNDIPKMSPLLQVYKKYLITNAVVRPIPPKFQSNGLQTQWVISTRTLVEEVSDDEDVLPVKLAYTKFTDLIKYMDIKDQSVDILAVVISALDRKQITKDGKESSVQKFVLVNEDFQTVKLSMWDAFVDDEGQKILQNMHRFPVVVCRRVRVGCYNGVALSTWFDSVILVDPPVQEARELKNWAMRNENLLLDIVNDKVYENYNPELSFQPNQKFTQAAWVKVRFSFEDIFQRYWYMACSECFRSTSAMHGFIFLCNSCKEKHSAQPRCRFDVDLTDETGTVTASIFGELAEKLLTFSAAQAMDHFSQDIELQLDHVHESLKTKWFVAHIKPVQSQIADAKQRYTIIYCCEESQYQTDQNLITEGSGMVPLTCTNIESAETIVEGTSSSKRKLCLLDRFNDTETDDSAALQSIQPEYTDNNSAKKARLE; via the exons ATGACGCCTTTTCGCTGCGGACTTACAGCTGTCTCTTCCCGGCGTGGCCGCTCGAAACTTTCTAGGCTTGAAAGAATCCCTGAGGAATCTCTTATCCTTCCCAGTGTTCCGGATTGTGAACATTGTGGTGCCAAGAGGTTTCACATGGAACCTCCTTCTTTCTGCTGTCGTGGAGGCGAGGTTAAGATTGTCTGTCCTCCCATGCCTTACAGTTTGAAGCGTTTATTTACTGGTTCTGATGAGGAGTGTGAGGATTTTCGAAGAAAGGCTCGCACTTATAATAACAATGTAGCTTTTACATCATATGCTGCAAAATATGACAGGGAATTAACAAAGAATAAACATGGAGTCTATACCTTTCGAGTTCAGGGTCAGATTTATCACTTTTTGAACTCTTTGCTAGCAAACAGTGATCAGGTTAGTGGAATTCAATTATATTATTATGATACTGATGAAGCATTAAAAAAGGCAGCTCAGAACTCTGATAAGCTTCGTGAGGATACTTTGAAGCTGCTTATGAATCTCCTCCAAGATAATCCTTATGCAAGATTTTTTAAAAGCTTAAGGGATGTTCCAAACCTTGAGGATCATAGAATTATTCTCAATTGTAACCCTGGACTCGACCAGCGAGTGTATAACCTTCCTACTACGTCCCAGGTTGCTGCTATTTGGACTGAAACTGACAATCATTCAATTGATATGCATCCTCACATTCAAGTTTATAGTCACTCTAGCACGAGTTATAGAGTCCAGCCTTATTATGGATGCTGTGATTCTTTACAGTATCCTCTTCTCTTTCCTAGAGGTGAATCTGGGTGGCATTATGGAATTAAGCGATTtcataaaaagggaaaaaatgaaacTTTCTCTGAGGTGGACCCATCTGTTGATCTTTCTTCCATACATACTCCATCACAATTGTTGGAGTTAGAACAAAGAG TTGCTGACAAGGCTTCGACTGAAGACTATTTTGTGTCTGCTAGAGAATATTATTGCTACAAGTTCCAAGTCAGAGATGATGATGCGTCTATGTTGCTGCACAGTCTTAGATTGTTTCAGCAGTTTGTCGTGGGTTCCTACATTAAGATTGAGACGTCCAGGCTTGACTTCCACAGAAAAAAACAGAATGAGATACGCACAGAGGTGCTCCAAGGAGTTCTAGATAGCATTGCTATTGGTCAGACACAGGGTTCTAGAGTTGGTCGACGGACCATTTTACCAGCATCTTTTATTGGGGGTCCGAGGGATATGAAACGCAGATATTTGGATGCCATGTCTTTGGTTCAAAAATATGGAAAACCTGACATTTTTTTGACCATGACATGCAATCCTATGTGGAAGGAGATTCAAGGGGGTCTGAGATATACAGAAAAGCCACAGGATAGGCCAGATTTATTGTCTAGAGTTTTTAGAGCTAAATTTGAAGTCCTTAAGTCTGAACTTCTGCATAAACACATTTTTGGAGAGGTTGCAGCGTGCGTCTGTGCTATCGAATTTCAGAAACGCGGCTTTCCTCATGCTCATATCTTATTAATTCTTAAGGCAGAGTTCAAGTTGTTAAATGCTGAATCATATGATAAAATTGTTTGCGCTGAACTTCCTGACCCAAAAGAACACCAGCACTTATACTCTCTTGTAGTTAAGCATATGATTCACGGTCCCTGTGGAGATATGGATAAAAGTTGTCCTTGCATGAAAAATGGTTCTTGTAAAAGTCATTATCCAAAAAACTTTTCAGATCATACCATTCATGCTGAAGATTCATATCCATGTTATAGAAGGAGGAATGATGGTCGAAAAGTAAAAGTTCGGCGACATGAGTTGGATAATAGATGGGTTATTCCTCATAACCGATACCTGCTTGCTTTGATCGATTGCCATATAAATGTGGAAATCTGTTCCACAGTGAAGCTTGTCAAATACCTTTACAAATATGTCTTTAAAGGGCCTGATCTTATCAGCTTTCAGGTCATTGACCAGGCTTCTTGTAGTGACGTCGACGAGATCAGTAACTTTCAGAAAGGCAGGTGGATATCTCCACCTGAAGCATTATGGCGAATCTATGAGTTTCGGCTAAGTGAAATGACTCCGTCCGTTTATACTCTTCAAGTCCATCTTCCTGATCAGCAATCCATTTCTTTTGACAGAAATTCAGATTTGAATTACTTGCtgaaaaaaattgatttctcTAGGACCATGCTGACTGAATTTTTTAAGACAAACAAGTCAAATGCAAAAGCGCAGAACTTAAGGTGTTTATATAGGGAGTTCCCTGAACATTTTGTATGGACTCCTAAAACAAAAACTTGGTCTGAAAGGGCGCGCCGGCGAGTAATAGGGAGATTAGTCACAGCAAATCCAAAAGAGGGTGAGCGATATTTTTTGAGGCTCTTATTATGCCATGTTCGTGGTCCCACGTCATTTGATGATCTTTTGACTGTTAATGGTGAACTAATGAGCTCTTTTAGAGAAGCTGCTCTTAAGATGGGTTTATTGGAATCTGATAACTATATTGAAGAAACTCTAGAAGAAGCTGTAGCTTTTCAAATGCCATCATCTCTGCGGTTACTATTTGCTACTCTTCTATTCTACTGTTCTCCTGCTGATCCTAAACTCTTGTGGACTAGATTTGAAAAGGATCTCTCATCAGATTATGTGCATGCTCAGAAGTTTACTCATTATTCTGATAGTGATATTAAAAAACGCGTTTTGGAGGACATTAATAGGTCATTAGTACAAATGGGGAAGAATATAGGTGAGTTTCACTTAGTTGCTAATTCCTTTGATATGCCTGAACGGAGTACCAGAGAAATGGAGAGTGAGAGAAGCATTGTGGTTGATCCTGAGGATGAGTTGTTGCCTTCGAAGTTGAATCCTGAACAGCGATACGCTTTTGACTTAATTTTACAATCAGTCTTCTCTTCAGAAGGTAaagttttttttattgatggTCCTGGCGGAACTGGGAAAACTTTCCTATATAGGTCGCTTCTGTCTGCTCTGCGGTCTCAAGGTTACATTGCTATCGCTGTTGCTACTTCTGGTGTTGCAGCATCCATTCTTCCTGGAGGAAGAACTGCGCACTCTCGGTTTAAAATTCCTTTAGATTTCTCAACCAATAAAACTTGTCAGCTTAGCAAACAGAGCAGCACAGCTAAGTTAATTTGTGAGTCTAAATTGATTCTTTGGGATGAAGCGTCTATGGCTAAGAGGCAAGCGATTGAGGCTTTTAACAGTTTACTGCAGGACTTGAAAGATTCTGATCTCCCTTTTGGTGGACATGTTGTTGTTTTTGGTGGAGATTTTCGACAGACCCTACCAGTTATTGAACATGCTTGTGAACAGGATTTAATTGAATCGAGCCTTCTTAGTTCCCCGTTGTGGTTGTGTATGCATAAGTTGACATTAAAGACAAATATGCGAGCTCTTTTAAATCCAGGCTTTTCTGACTTTTTGTTACGAATTGGTGAAGGACGGGAGCCTGTTGATGAAAATGGTGATGTAACGCTCCCTTCTGACTTGGTAATTCCCTATCATGACAAACACGAGTCCTTGGACAG ATTAATGCATTGTGTTTTCCCTGATCTGAATCTCTATTCAACCGATCCTTATCAAATGATCAATAGATGCATCCTTTCTCCTAGAAATAGCTCTGTTGATGAGCTTAACGATATGATGATTGAGAAATTTTCAGGAGAGCTTTATACCTATATAAGTTCAGATAAAACTGTTAACCAGAGGTTTCAGGGAGATTATGAAGACTTTCTAAATAGTCAGAATCCAAAAGGACTTCCTCCACATAAGCTGCTCCTCAAAGTAAACTGTCCTATCATGCTTCTCAGGAATCTGAACCCGGCTGAAGGCCTATGCAACGGCACAAGGCTCATATGTAGAGAGTTACGCCAGCATACCATCTGTGCTGAGATTGTATTTGGTCAGCACAGAGGCAAGCGAGTTTTCATTCCCAGAATTCCTCTGCAAACccctgaaaatgaaaaaaatggtaTTCCTTTCATAAGAACGCAGTTCCCCATCCGTCTATGTTTCGCTATGACGATTAACAAGTCTCAGGGACAGACTTTGGATTATGTTGGAGTTTATCTGCGTGAGCCTGTGTTTTCTCATGGCCAACTTTACGTTGCACTGTCTAGAGCCAAGACTCCTGATACAGTTAAAATCTTGATTGTTCCTGGAACTTTTGACGATATCAAAATTGATAACAAAACAAGAAATGTTGTTTTTAGTGAAGTGTTTCATTTAGCTACAAT GATGTCACAGATTCTTCCAATGAAAGAGATTCTTCCTGGCACAAAAAATTGGACATGTAAGGTCACAGTTCAGGAAAAACAACATGTCACATCGTCACTTGCTACTCTAACAAAAAAACAGAAATTCATTTTCTTGGACTCAGAG gGATCTTTGGTTGAAGGGATCATTTTCAATAATGACATCCCTAAAATGAGTCCTCTTCTCCAAGTGTATAAGAAATATCTTATCACAAATGCAGTTGTGAGACcaattcctccaaaatttcagtcTAACGGTCTGCAAACACAGTGGGTTATATCCACTAGGACACTTGTTGAAGAGgttagtgatgatgaagatgttTTGCCTGTGAAGCTCGCCTATACCAAGTTTACCGACCTAATCAAATACATGGATATTAAAGATCAATCTGTGG acATCTTAGCTGTTGTTATATCTGCGCTGGACCGGAAACAAATTACCAAAGATGGTAAAGAATCCAGCGTGCAAAAGTTTGTCCTTGTTAACGAAGA CTTTCAAACTGTCAAACTGTCCATGTGGGATGCTTTTGTCGATGATGAAGGCCAGAAAATTTTACAGAACATGCACAGATTTCCGGTCGTTGTATGCAGAAGAGTCAGAGTTGGCTGTTATAATG GTGTAGCTTTATCTACATGGTTTGACTCTGTCATTCTTGTTGATCCACCTGTCCAAGAAGCAAGAGAACTGAAAAATTG GGCAATGAGAAATGAAAACCTTCTTTTGGATATAGTTAACGACAAAGTATACGAGAACTATAATCCAGAGCTCTCGTTTCagccaaaccagaaatttaCTCAG GCAGCATGGGTCAAAGTTCGATTCTCTTTCGAAGACATTTTTCAACGATACTGGTACATGGCTTGTAGTGAGTGCTTTCGGTCTACATCGGCAATGCATGGATTTATTTTCCTCTGTAATTCATGTAAAGAAAAACACTCAGCTCAACCAAG ATGCCGCTTTGACGTTGATTTAACAGATGAAACTGGCACAGTAACAGCTTCCATATTTGGAGAACTGGCTGAAAAGCTGCTTACCTTCAGCGCGGCTCAAGCAATGGATCATTTTAGCCAG gACATAGAGCTGCAGCTTGATCATGTCCATGAATCTCTAAAAACAAAGTGGTTTGTTGCGCATATAAAACCTGTTCAGAGTCAAATTGCAGATGCAAAGCAGCGGTATACTATTATATATTGTTGTGAAGAGTCTCAATACCAAACCGACCAGAATCTTATTACTGAGGGAAGCGGTATGGTTCCACTGACTTGCACAAACATTGAATCTGCTGAAACTATTGTTGAAG GAACTTCTTCATCAAAAAGAAAGCTTTGCCTCCTTGACAGATTTAATGATACTGAGACAGATGATTCAGCAGCCTTGCAATCGATTCAGCCAGAATATACTGATAACAACTCAGCAAAGAAAGCAAGATTGGAATAA